Proteins encoded together in one Impatiens glandulifera chromosome 1, dImpGla2.1, whole genome shotgun sequence window:
- the LOC124924325 gene encoding protein OSCA1-like: MATLGDVGLAAAVNIISAIVFLVAFAILRLQPFNDRVYFPKWYLRGLRSSPATSGAFVNKFVNLDYRSYLKFLSWIPAALRMPELDLIEHAGLDSAVYLRIYLVGLKIFVPITIFAWIILVPVNWTNDTLELDKLIGNVTYSDIDKLSIANISPDSNRFWAHILMAYLFTFWTCYVLKTEYEKVTAMRLHFLATERRRPDQFTVLVRNVPPDTDESVKESVEHFFLVNHPDHYLTNQNVYNANKLANLVEEKKKKQNWLDYYQLKYSRDPTKRPVIKIGFLGLCGDKADAIDYMTSEIDGLSKQISIEREMVVNQPESTMPASFVSFKTRWGAAVCAQTQQSRDPTVWLTDWAPEPRDVYWKNLAIPYVQLTIRKLIIAVAFFFLTFFFMIPIAIVQSLANIESIEKVAPFLKSIIEVPFIKAFVQGVLPGIVLKLFLIFLPAILMIMSKFEGFISISSLERRSATRYYLFNFVNVFLVSVIAGSALQQLKSFINESPSQIPKTIGVAIPQKATFFMTYIMVDGWAGTAGEILRLKPLIFYHLKNFFLVKTEKDREEAMNPGSLGFNTGEPQIQLYFLLGLIYATITPTLLPFILVFFAFTYIVFRHQIINVYNQEYESAAAFWPDVHGRIVTALIISQLLLMGLLSTKGGVIAAKSTPILIFLPVLTFYFHKFCKGKYESAFVRYPLQEAMMKDTLERVREPNINLKGYLENAYLHPIFKGGDDDDEDVESDDIIEKWDQESVIVPTKRQSRKNTPAPSKMSGYSSPSLSGIIQQD; encoded by the exons atgGCTACACTTGGAGATGTAGGCTTGGCAGCGGCTGTAAATATCATCAGTGCGATTGTTTTCTTAGTAGCCTTTGCGATATTAAGGCTCCAACCATTCAACGACAGGGTTTACTTCCCAAAATGGTACTTACGTGGATTAAGAAGCAGTCCAGCGACATCAGGAGCGTTTGTGAACAAATTCGTTAATCTAGATTACAGATCGTATCTAAAATTTCTGTCTTGGATCCCTGCTGCACTTAGAATGCCAGAACTTGATCTTATTGAGCATGCTGGTTTAGATTCTGCTGTTTATTTGCGGATTTACCTTGTTGGTCTTAAGATTTTCGTTCCTATCACCATCTTTGCTTGGATTATCTTGGTTCCTGTTAATTGGACGAACGACACCTTAGAGTTAGACAAGTTGATTGGTAATGTGACCTACAGCGATATTGATAAGCTTTCAATCGCAAACATTTCTCCTGATTCGAACAG attttgggctcatattttgATGGCTTATTTATTCACCTTTTGGACTTGCTATGTTTTAAAGACTGAATATGAGAAAGTTACTGCAATGAGGTTGCATTTTCTAGCAACAGAAAGACGCCGTCCAGATCAATTCACT GTTCTTGTTCGGAACGTTCCACCCGATACTGATGAATCTGTTAAAGAGTCTGTTGAGCATTTCTTCCTTGTTAATCATCCAGATCATTATCTTACCAATCAG AATGTTTATAATGCAAACAAACTTGCAAACctggtggaggagaagaagaagaagcagaaCTGGCTTGACTATTATCAGTTAAAATATTCCAGAGATCCAACAAAACGACCTGTAATTAAG ATTGGATTCCTCGGTCTCTGCGGAGATAAAGCCGATGCTATTGATTACATGACATCAGAGATTGATGGATTGTCTAAACAA ATAAGTATCGAGAGAGAAATGGTTGTGAACCAACCCGAGTCTACTATGCCAGCGTCATTTGTGTCGTTTAAAACTCGTTGGGGTGCTGCCGTTTGTGCGCAAACCCAACAATCGAGGGACCCAACAGTTTGGTTAACTGATTGGGCTCCAGAGCCTCGAGATGTTTACTGGAAGAATCTTGCCATTCCATACGTTCAACTTACAATCAGGAAGCTTATCATTGCTGTTGCCTTCTTCTTCCTTACGTTCTTCTTCATGATCCCTATCGCGATTGTTCAATCTCTTGCCAACATCGAAAGCATTGAGAAAGTTGCGCCCTTTCTCAAGTCCATTATCGAAGT ACCTTTCATCAAGGCATTTGTCCAAGGTGTTCTTCCTGGGATTGTTCTGAAGCTGTTTCTAATATTTCTACCAGCAATACTTATGATAATGTCCAAATTTGAAGGATTCATAAGCATATCATCTCTAGAGAGGAGATCAGCCACTAGATATTATCTCTTCAACTTTGTCAATGTCTTCCTTGTAAGTGTAATTGCCGGCTCTGCACTTCAACAGTTGAAGTCGTTCATTAACGAATCACCCAGCCA AATTCCTAAAACAATTGGTGTGGCAATCCCACAAAAGGCTACATTCTTCATGACATATATAATGGTTGATGGATGGGCTGGTACAGCTGGTGAGATCTTAAGATTAAAACCTCTCATATTCTACCATTTAAAGAATTTCTTTTTGGTCAAAACTGAAAAAGACAGAGAAGAAGCCATGAATCCAGGAAGTCTCGGATTCAACACCGGGGAACCTCAAATACAGCTTTATTTCTTACTCGGCCTAATCTACGCAACCATCACCCCAACTCTCCTCCCTTTCATTCTGGTCTTCTTCGCCTTCACTTACATTGTTTTTCGCCACCAAATCATAAACGTCTACAATCAAGAATACGAGAGCGCTGCAGCTTTTTGGCCTGACGTCCATGGAAGGATTGTTACAGCCCTGATTATTTCGCAGCTGTTACTTATGGGACTATTGAGTACCAAGGGAGGAGTAATTGCTGCTAAGTCTACGCCGATTCTCATTTTTCTTCCTGTACTGACGTTTTATTTCCATAAGTTCTGTAAAGGGAAATATGAATCTGCGTTTGTGAGATATCCGTTACAGGAAGCTATGATGAAAGACACGCTTGAGCGTGTGAGGGAACCGAATATTAATCTTAAAGGGTATCTTGAAAATGCTTACTTGCATCCGATTTTCAAAGGAGGAGACGACGACGATGAAGATGTGGAAAGTGATGACATTATCGAGAAATGGGATCAGGAAAGTGTGATTGTTCCGACCAAACGTCAGTCAAGGAAAAACACTCCAGCTCCTAGCAAGATGAGCGGTTATTCATCGCCTTCCTTATCTGGGATCATCCAACAAGATTAA